From the genome of Hemiscyllium ocellatum isolate sHemOce1 chromosome 11, sHemOce1.pat.X.cur, whole genome shotgun sequence:
ccaggatactaaaactcaattgagtttgaaGTTATTGTTTTAATGACATTGGACCAATGAGAAGGAATGATGTTGGGGGTATAAAAAACACAGGCCTTTTGAAAATTGAGCAACCGCCACGAACAGCAGAGGAACTACTACAGAGCCGGAGACCTAACTGCCCATCTaaaatcttgctctcaaagaaattaggaGACACACTATATCAAAAGGAACCTTTTCTTGTAACTCATACTCACAGCAAACAGAAAGTGGGAGATCAGCAGATGGAAGACTGAAGACATCAGAGAACCCAGAGACTCTGTGGACATGAAAATAAGTTAATGTAACATCTAATAGTtgtcttattggaacagaatGTTAATAGGTTGTGTTCAGTTAGGTGAAAAAATGTTCAGATTTTTAATAGTGCTGTTTATTTCAGGACTgcaaggtggttcagtggttagcactgcaacctcacagagccagaaactgttcaatgttcaattccactctgtgtggagttcacacatttcctgtgtatctgcatgggattcctctgggtagTCCAGTttccttcatagagtcatagagtcatagagatgtacagcatggaaacagacccttcagtcaaacctgttcatgccaaccagatatcccaacccaatctagtcacacctgccagcacccgaccatatccctccaaacccttcctattcatatacccatctagatgcctcttaaatgttgcaattggaccacctccaccacatcctctggcatctcattccatatacgtaccaccttctgcatgaaaaagttgcctcttaggtgtcttttatatctttgctctgacaccctaaacctatgacctttaGTTCtacactccccgaccccagggaaaatactttgcctatttagattagattacttacagtgtggaaacaggcccttcggcccaacaagtccacaccgacccgccgaagcgcaacccacccatactcctacatttaccccctacctaacactacgggcaatttagcatggccaattcacctgacccgcacatctttagactgtggcaggaaaccggagcacccggaggaaacccacgcagacacggggagaacgggcaaactccacacagtcagtcgcctgagtcgggaattgaacccgggtctcaggcgctgtgagacagcagcgctaaccactgtgccatggtgctgccttatccatgcccctcataattttgtaaacctccataagttcACCCCTAagtctccgacgctccaatgaaagcagccccagcctgttcagtctctccctgtagctcaaatcttccaaccctggcaaccttccacagtccaaagatgtgcagatgagggtggattgaccatgctaaattgacaaTAGTGTtccgtgcattagtcagagagaaatgggtctgggtgggttagttttcagagggtcggtgtgcacttgttgggccaaatggcctgtttccatactgtagggaatctaatcttccaTTCGGAAAATAAGTTATCTTTCTTTACATATTGGAAATTAGGAGGTAtctttcactccctcacactgttaacagattacgaggtgaggcaaaTTTTTCTGGACGtttagttttaattaacagagacgTAAGATTTCTGTCTCTGATGGTtacagcacacaacacacaggtTAATGCCAAGTGCAGTGCATTGGATTTTTGGTTGATATTTCTTTTTCAGGTGTTGCTGCCTCTCATAAGATGATGAGCATGGATTTGAACAGAGTGAACAAGTACAAGACTTTGATCGATAAAGTTGCCTGTGCCAACCAGATCGATCCAGCCATAATTGGTGCTCTCATCTCCCGGGAATCCCGTGGTGGCAATGCCTTAATAAATGGATGGGGAGACAACGGAAATGCTTTTGGTCTCATGCAGGTAGGCAGCAAGTCACTTTACAAAACCCTGTAAAGCAGATCTACATAAATACACAGATATTAGGAACAGagttaggctattcagcctttctAGAAGAGTCTGGGCATTCAGATGGACCATGGTTGATCGGATTGTGACCTCCGACTCCATATTCCTCCTTCAATAACCAGTGACTCCCTGATCATGTAATCCATTATAAACCCAGCTATGAGtgcacacagcaggtcagaaagcatctgaggagcaggaatgtcaatacttcatcaggaatccttcagctggcttccagcatctgcagtctttattGTTTCCTCCTCAAACCCAGCTGCGAGCTAGGTTCGATGGTAGATTTTCTGTTTCTGCTCAACCATGGAGGGGGAAAATTGGTGTGAAAGCAGTGATTGGGTATGACAATGATGCAGTGCCCTTCCACACACCAAAGACAAAACGTGCAAGTTGTTCCTTGATTCTGGGGCATTCATGAGGCTAAGGTATGGAGTTACATAGAGGAAAGTGTTTCATTGATGTGAAAAGAGTAAGGAATAGtttatttcttttcaaaatgGATATTCTAGAGGAATGAGTAGATCATTAAATACCATGTCCTAATTACAATTATACAAGGCATCAGCCCACAGATCAGGATCATTCTTGGGTTGAAGTCATTTGAAAATATAAGCATAGATTCATATATTGAATTTTGCATATTACAATCCAGCTAGCTGTACCCTCATATTGGAAACGCAGGTGCATTTAAATATACAACGTGCAAAAGTGCTTTTAAGTTGCAAGATATCAGAAGAACTAAGCAGGATTCCTTCTTGATTTTCTCATTTTCTCTTAATTCACTTCATAGGTCGTGACTCATTTTAGTTTCACCCTGTGAGGTGAGCAGAGGCATGTTGGTAAAATGTTGAAAAAGATCCTTCGTGCATTGTTACCAGCAGGCGAGTAGGTTTGGAGTTACTGTTTTCAATGGCATTTTACTTCTAGTCATTCATTCCTGGTGTCAGCACTGAAGAAGGAATGATGAAAAGGTGCATTCCTCGGACTGTGGTTGCACCCACAATACTATTAGCAAGGGAGAGCCAAGATTTTCACACTGCAACTGTTaaggaatggtaatataattCTAAGTCAGAAAGATCTGTGACTTTGAAGGGGAACATGCTGGTGCTTGTATCACTTGtatctgcccttgtctttctagattgTAAAGATATATTGTTGAAGAAGACTTACTGAGTTATTGATATGTGTCATCAATGGCACACGAATAGTGAATGAAGTATATTTTAAGATGATGTTAGAGATAAATATTAATGGATTCTTTTTTGCAGACAAACTAGACCAAGCACCCTTTTAGAAATGGTCCCATGTCTCTTTTGGGAAACATCATGAAACtcttgagagagagaaattgcTCTTTTGGGAGAGTTGAAGGTAACATTGATAGGAATAAAAGGGAAATAAACGCATTGAATTTGTCAAGTGGAGTGGAGCTGTTAAAGGAAGTCAGGAGGCGAGCTAGAGAAGAAGCGTTGTTGAGTGTGTGGAACCTTCACAGGAtaaagaacagcagaggtcctttgcaggtctgggaCAGTATGACCCTGATCTGGGATAGGGCTGACTGCAAGGAGAGTAGGTGACAACACATGTCTGAGAATTTGGAACAGAGGATCCGAAAAAATGTTGTCAAGGTGTCAGGACATTAAAATCTTTGCTATTTAAATTTTTGAAAAAGGAAACTCCATAGCATTAAAAAGAACAATGCTTGCCATTTCATTCTGTCTGTTGACATAagcctggggattatcattgCAGGATTAAAGCTGCATTTTATAACCTATCATTATCTCAGTGGGATCTTTGTCAGTTCAGAGTTTGATTGACAGCTCCAAGTGCTTGTTAATTCTCCATATGAGTACAGATGCATTTTCTTACAAGGATTTAAAGATCATTGcaataaattaatttttttaatcaATCGAAGCACTCTTTCAAATGTTGTGGATTCATCAGTTTGAATTttagaatttaatttaattccaTCTCAGATCCTGAGATGTAACCACTTCGCCTCTGTTTTGGAGCCAGGGAGGTAGTGACACCAGATTAAAAAACTGATCAACACACAGCAAAATCATAAACCATCAGGCAAAGGTCAGTCCTTCAGTGACAGCCTGCATGACAGAAATATCAACGACATGAGTAAGCCATTCAATCTAGTCAGTTTTccacattcaatgagattgtgataGATCTATATCTCAGCATTATCTCTGTATCACTTACATAACAGAATTCCATCAATCCAGTCTTGAAAGTTCCAATTGTCCTGCAACATTTAGGGAAGGCCTTGCCCTTCAGCATTGTTACTGCACTTCTGAGCCAGAAACAAATAATTTTCTGGGGCCTTGTCATGGCACGTAGTGGAATCTCAATTCaataacaaatctggaattaaggtgcTAATGATGGACATGaaactgttgttttttttctcttcaatcattcacaggatgagggcattgacagctacttattgcccagaggacagttgagaacTAAACACCTTGCTGTGgatctgtagtcacatgtaggccattccaaacttccagctcagcactgtccccatgacttgttctacctgcctatcttcctttccacctattcactcccccctcccccccaacacctcgacctatcaccctcatcccctcccccactcactattgtactctatgctactttctccccacacccacacgcCTATCATTTATATCTCAGCAACTcccaggtaaggatgatagtttccttccttaaaggaaactagtgaaccagatgaggttttccaacaatcaattcacAGTTATCATtcgacttttaattccagattttttttatgaattgaattcaaattccaccatctgctatggtaggatttaaatcctggtccccagaacattgagtCACTGGATGAGCAGTCCAGTGATAAAATCAGTAGACCATCACCTCCTGATGTTGTTGAATGTCAataagaaaaacccatctgattcacgagTGTCCTTACGGGTAGGAAAATGTATGTCTAACTTACAAGTAACTCCAGATCTGAGcaatgactctcaactgcccttggAAGTGGCCTGGTGCAGACTCTCTGTTTAAAAACAACAAATATTGACCAAGCCAGTCACACCCTCATCTCATGCAAGAATACAAAGAAATCCAGAATACAACATTGAAATCATCCTGATATTTATGTTTGAATGTATTCTCATTGCTCTAAGATCTCTGTGCATGGAAAAGAAATGTAATGTTTATTTCAGGTTGACAAAAGGTGGCACAGAATAGTTGGAGAGTGGGACAGCGTGGAGCACCTACAACAGGCTACTGAGATACTGATAGGCATGATTAAATCAATAGCAGCAAAGTTTCCAACTTGGACCAAAGAACAGCAGCTCAAAGGTTTGAGACTTTTCGTTTACATATAGTCCGATAGCAAGGAATTTATCAATAAGAATTTATTCCAACATTAAAGATGTATGCACTGCCTAAGGTCATAAGTCAGTCATTCATCTCCccaagtctgccccaccattttgATCTGCCTTATGTCTCAAATGCTGTTATGTATCAACTCCCTCCTATATTTTCAATGGTCTAGCCTTTACATACCCCTGGGGTAGAGAACTCCAGACATTCACACTCTCTGGTGGAAAGGAATTCCTTCGCTTCTCAGTTTTAATGCGTGTTCTGCTGTTCTGTAACTATGTCACCTAGTTTGTGATTCACTAACTAGCAGAAACATCTTCATGACATCCAGCCTATCAGGGCTCCTCCGAATTTGCAATCTGTCTATAAAATTACTCATTATTCTTCTAAATACTAATGAACAGAGGCTTGGCTGTTCTTGTAATATCAATTATTCATACCAAGAATCAACTAATTGAGACGCTGTTGCACTATCTCCTTTGTTAGTCTATCCTTGCGTAAAAacgggtgaccaaaactgaacacagtagtaCAGTTGTGGCCAGAACAAACAGCCTGTATTGTTGTAGTAAAACTTACCATTAAACTCCAACCACCAAGAAACAaaggtcaaaattccatttgccttctgaactaCTTGTTGAACCTGCACACAACTATTTGTAtttcatgtaaaaaatgaggtctgcagatgctggagatcacagctgaaaatgtgttgctggttaaagcacagcaggttaggcagcatctcaggaataggaaattcgacgtttcgagcataagcccttcatcaggaatgaggagagtttgccaagcaggctaagataaaaggtagggaggagagactttggggaggggcgatggaggtgggataggtggaaggaggtcaaggtgagggtgataggccggagtggggtgggggcggagaggtcaggaagaggattgcaggttaggagggcggtgctgagttgagggaaccgactgagacaaggtggggggaggggaagtgaggaaactggagaaatctgaattcattccttgtggctggatggttcccaggcggaagatgaggcgctcctcctccacccgtcgtgttgttatgttctgccagtggaggagtccaaggacctgcatgtactcggtggactgggagggagagttaaagtgttgagccacggggtggttgggttggttggtccgggcggcccagaggtgttctctgaagcattccgcaagtaagcggcctgtctcaccaatatagaggaggccacatcgggtgcagcggatgcaatagatgatgtgtgtggaggtacaggtgaacttgtggcggatatggaaggatcccttggtgccttggagggaagtgagtgtggaggtgtgggcgcaagttttacatttcctgcggttgcaggggaaggtgccaggagtggaggttgggttggtggggggtgtagacctgacgagggagtcacgaagggagtggtccttgcggaacgctgataggggaggggagagaaatatatccttggtggtggggtccgtttggaggtggcggaaattacggcggatgatacgttgtatgcggaggttggtggggtggtaggtgagaaccagtggggttctgtcttggtggcggttggaggagcggggctcaagggtggaggagcgggaagtggaggagatgcggtggagggcatcatcgatcacgtctggggggaatctgcggtccttgaagaaggaggccattgaaactggtcctcctgggagcagatgcggcagagacgaaggaattgggaatatgggatggagtttttacagggggcagggtgggaggaggtgtagtccaggtagctgtgggagtcagtcggtttattgtagatgtctgtgttgagtcggtcgcccgagatagagatggaaaggtctaggaaggggagggaggagtctgagacagtccaggtgaatttgaggtcgggatggaaggtgttagtaaagttgatgaactgttcaacctcctcgtgggagcacgaggcagcgccgatacagtcatcgatgtagcggaggaaaaggtggggatggtgccagtgtagttgcggaagatggactggtccacatatcctacaaagaggcaggcatagctggggcccatgcgggtgcccatggcaactcctttagtttggaggaagtgggaggattgaaaagagaagttattcagggtgaggaccagttcagtcagtcgaaggagggtgtcagtggaagggtactggttggtgcggcgggaaaggaagaagcggagggctttgagtccttcgtgatgggggatggaggtgtacagggactggatgtccattgtgaaaataaggcgttggggaccggggaagcgaaaatcctggaggaggtggagggcgtgggtggtgtcccgaacgtaggtggggagttcttggactaaaggggacaggaccgtgtcgaggtattaggagatgagttcggtggggcaggagcaggctgagacaatgggtcggccggggcaggcaggtttgtggattttgggcaggaggtagaaacgggcgttgcggggttgtgggactatgaggttggaggtggtggatgggagatcccctgaggtgatgaggtcatggatggtctgggagatgatggtttggtggtgggaggtggggtcgtggtcaagggggcgatacgaggaggcgtccgcgagctggcgtttggcctcagcggtataaaggtcggtgcgccaaactactaccgcgcctcccttgtctgctggttggatagtgaggttgggattggagcggagggagtggagggctgcacgttctgagggtgagaggttggagtgggtgagaggggtggacaggttgagtcggttaatgtcacgccggcagttggctataaagaggtcgagggcgggtaagaggccagcacggggtgtccaggtggatagggtgtgttggaggcgggagaaggggtcgtcagggggtgggcaggagtcttggttgtgaaagtaggcacggaggcgaaggcggcagaagaattgttcaatatcgcgccacgtgttgaactcattgatccgagggcgtaggggaatgaaggtgaggcccctgctgaggactgatctttcatcctcagagagggggaggtctggagggatggtgaagatccggcatggctgggagctaggacctggtgtgggactggagctgggggtgggggcggggttaggggcggggacagagatcgacgtaggagcggggttagacgtggtgacgttgctcgatgtgggggcggggtcaagcgtggcggggggtcatgcgtcgtgacggaaataagcgtgggggcggggttacgtgtggtgacaaaagacggcgtgggggcggggttatgcgtggtgacgaaggtttgcgtgggggcggggttacgtgtagtgacgaaagacggcgtgggggcggggaaacctgaggcgttgtggttctgcaggttagtgatgtcagtgggggtggaagtgactgcgccgacggcaaccgaaggggcggaaatggttgtgggacGGAAGAATCgtggtcattcccggtagccacgtgggtcgcgggtccgtcgacGATCATGGAAGTGGTTGTCTGtgcggtggtcaccggggcagttgtttgGGCGGCAATCGcggaggctccgaggtcggtggggacggaagtgacgtcacggttgGCAGCGGTCGTTGGTGCCGCCggcgctgtagcggccacatgtgtaatggcgtccgacaggccgatagaagattctggaacagttgagggaccacgagtgtgggggtaagtacatgaaagtttttggtacttactgtctttaatctctgatatggctaggaagaactgtttgtttagtttatggattcttctgtagatgaagaacagcaggggtcttTTGCAGGTCTGtaagagtgttgtcctgagctgtggtagggctgattgcagtgAATGTAggtggcgacgcatggctgcaagggtggagcggaggatccggagtgaggtctgttgctggaggcttcagatttgttgtaggtacaggttgtccaggttgggtccaaattttgttggttggaatgtagttcggagtccgtgtgggatcagtcggttccgtaggcaggtgctgaggaaggagatgtggctgtggtaacgagtctgtttgagaacgtggctgaagagcttcagtgcagaggagatgacctggggggtgcagtgagagagagactcactgaaatccttgtagagggaggaagagagcttcttcaaggaaggcatccttgcaagaggattcgcagtaggttaaaatcttcctCTGAGCTGAACTTTCTT
Proteins encoded in this window:
- the LOC132820097 gene encoding lysozyme g-like; translation: MCTVIDTSIYGDITKVDTTGASDKTAKQDKLSVTGVAASHKMMSMDLNRVNKYKTLIDKVACANQIDPAIIGALISRESRGGNALINGWGDNGNAFGLMQVDKRWHRIVGEWDSVEHLQQATEILIGMIKSIAAKFPTWTKEQQLKGGISAYNAGPRNVHTYERMDIGTTGDDYANDVTARAQWLKSNGY